In a single window of the Stigmatopora nigra isolate UIUO_SnigA chromosome 7, RoL_Snig_1.1, whole genome shotgun sequence genome:
- the LOC144198894 gene encoding uncharacterized protein LOC144198894 → MFPTFRKSDDPRTFPFISPIVQTAPKIGVLGITKGAPYRHDIFETPTRAKTALRNGEFNFSDRPKPVWGVRHALYAAPTMAVLPRPKGADRELTAAERTSNMLKRMDKLQWVTSYQTEYKGSPQYDMREKKVAQPRRTSQTAPLGPDRDRAVMVLVPSKLRQEARRRKGRNLKSPHSEGYLNPSLTKLGVCLCKKASPQPTNTKETKKEVAESLRNNQVERKEGPRVHFEDRLTSSLATNNQKSNMSRLRLPGISPVVKASRENIGLDLRSLQAAYSKTKAHQIFNDSIKYSSINLRDNVYTGKKHSFYGVNSNIIH, encoded by the exons ATGTTCCCAACCTTCCGGAAGTCAGATGACCCTCGGACATTCCCTTTTATAAGCCCCATCGTCCAGACGGCACCTAAGATTGGTGTGCTGGGCATAACTAAAG GTGCTCCATACAGGCATGATATCTTCGAAACACCCACCAGGGCAAAGACAGCTCTAAGGAATGGAGAGTTTAACTTCTCTGat CGTCCAAAACCTGTGTGGGGAGTAAGGCATGCCTTGTATGCCGCTCCCACCATGGCAGTGCTGCCCCGCCCCAAAGGTGCTGACAGAGAGTTGACGGCTGCGGAACGAACGAGTAACATGTTAAAAAGAATGGACAAGCTTCAATGGGTCACTTCCTATCAAACGGAGTACAAGG GGTCGCCTCAGTATGACATGCGAGAAAAAAAGGTTGCACAGCCTAGGAGAACTTCACAAACTGCACCCCTGGGCCCAGAT AGGGATCGAGCTGTTATGGTGCTGGTTCCCTCAAAACTGAGGCAAGAAGCCAGACGAAGAAAAGGAAGGAACTTGAAGAGCCCTCACAGCGAGGGGTATTTAAACCCCTCTCTAACAAAACTAGGAGTGTGTCTATGCAAGAAAGCTTCTCCTCAACCCACAAAcaccaaagaaacaaaaaaagaagtagccgaaTCGTTAAGGAATAATCAAGTAGAGAGAAAAGAGGGGCCAAGAGTGCATTTTGAGGATAGATTGACAAGCTCCCTGGcgacaaacaaccaaaaaagcAATATGTCACGGCTTCGCCTACCCGGCATTTCACCTGTGGTAAAAGCGTCTAGAGAAAACATAGGCCTCGACCTTCGGAGTTTGCAAGCCGCGTACAGCAAAACAAAGGCCCACCAGATTTTCAACGACTCCATCAAATATTCGTCGATCAACTTGAGAGACAATGTTTACACAGGCAAAAAACATAGCTTTTATGGTGTCAACTCCAACATCATACATTGA